In a single window of the Nilaparvata lugens isolate BPH chromosome 1, ASM1435652v1, whole genome shotgun sequence genome:
- the LOC120350245 gene encoding uncharacterized protein LOC120350245 isoform X2 has translation MWTVLMGGWHQAFYMVTLRVPVGYQAPSCSIQPCLDMRCCSVLVVSTSLAGRGNHTNNNKKPNPTEVASPSNPSGSAPSGQVLQSEIGASETQEVPLHSYVEATNIEKVSADHDMDDVSSITPSQLEREGEHLRKARIRRNS, from the exons ATGTGGACCGTGCTGATGGGTGGATGGCACCAGGCCTTTTATATGGTGACTCTAAGGGTGCCTGTTGGATACCAGGCGCCCTCCTGTAGTATTCAGCCTTGTCTGGACATGCGGTGCTGCTCTGTATTGGTCGTCTCTACTTCCCTAGCTGGTCGTGGGAATCAcacaaacaacaacaaaaaaccAAACCCCACAGAAGTTGCCTCGCCTTCTAACCCatcgggatctgccccatcagggcag GttcttcaatctgaaattggTGCTTCAGAAACACAGGAGGTTCCGTTGCACTCTTATGTAGAGGCTACCAACATTGAGAAGGTTTCTGCTGATCACGATATGGATGACGTAAGCTCAATCACACCATCCCAACTGGAGAGGGAGGGCGAGCACCTCAGAAAAGCAAGAATCCGCAGGAATTCCTAA
- the LOC120350245 gene encoding uncharacterized protein LOC120350245 isoform X1, producing MWTVLMGGWHQAFYMVTLRVPVGYQAPSCSIQPCLDMRCCSVLVVSTSLAGRGNHTNNNKKPNPTEVASPSNPSGSAPSGQVLQSEIGASGTQEVPLHSYVEATNIEKVSADHDMDDVSSITPSQLEREGEHLRKARIRRNS from the exons ATGTGGACCGTGCTGATGGGTGGATGGCACCAGGCCTTTTATATGGTGACTCTAAGGGTGCCTGTTGGATACCAGGCGCCCTCCTGTAGTATTCAGCCTTGTCTGGACATGCGGTGCTGCTCTGTATTGGTCGTCTCTACTTCCCTAGCTGGTCGTGGGAATCAcacaaacaacaacaaaaaaccAAACCCCACAGAAGTTGCCTCGCCTTCTAACCCatcgggatctgccccatcagggcaggttcttcaatctgaaattggTGCTTCAGGAACACAGGAG GTTCCGTTGCACTCTTATGTAGAGGCTACCAACATTGAGAAGGTTTCTGCTGATCACGATATGGATGACGTAAGCTCAATCACACCATCCCAACTGGAGAGGGAGGGCGAGCACCTCAGAAAAGCAAGAATCCGCAGGAATTCCTAA